A window from Aquabacterium sp. NJ1 encodes these proteins:
- a CDS encoding metal-dependent hydrolase — protein sequence MNTTASALHTDGMTVRHLDVDISQGFPIYWNNNDAYRSQLLNALSFMFPVGEQFFIDSVRHYAQDVAAQGDTQLAQDIKHFAGQEATHRHLHQQYNDFLVAKGYTPWVEEALKRVIRLTRFFSPLSKLAITVCYEHFTAILGDGLLRHPSWSEGMAPTMRTIWLWHAAEESEHKAVAFDTYRAMHGGYGRLRAFYLLISLEFLVYAFVQSTIMLLKDGQFFKRQTWGSALRFWLGREGILWHTAPHWLAFLKPGFHPWQHDNRALVARWRAEFANAYRPLTPQTTRSPA from the coding sequence ATGAACACCACTGCTTCAGCCCTCCACACGGATGGCATGACCGTGCGCCACCTCGATGTGGACATCAGTCAGGGCTTTCCGATCTACTGGAACAACAACGACGCCTACCGTTCGCAATTGCTGAACGCGTTGTCGTTCATGTTCCCGGTGGGCGAGCAGTTCTTCATCGACAGCGTGCGCCACTACGCCCAGGATGTGGCCGCGCAAGGCGACACGCAACTGGCGCAGGACATCAAGCACTTCGCCGGCCAGGAGGCCACGCACCGCCACCTGCACCAGCAGTACAACGACTTCCTGGTGGCCAAGGGCTACACGCCCTGGGTCGAAGAGGCGCTCAAGCGGGTGATCCGCCTCACGCGCTTCTTCTCGCCGCTGAGCAAGCTGGCCATCACCGTGTGCTACGAGCACTTCACCGCCATCCTGGGTGATGGCCTGCTGCGCCACCCAAGCTGGTCTGAAGGCATGGCCCCCACCATGCGCACCATCTGGCTGTGGCATGCGGCCGAAGAGTCCGAGCACAAGGCCGTGGCCTTCGACACCTACCGCGCCATGCATGGTGGCTACGGGCGCCTGCGTGCCTTTTACCTGCTGATCTCGCTGGAGTTCCTGGTGTACGCCTTCGTGCAAAGTACGATCATGCTGCTCAAGGACGGCCAGTTCTTCAAACGCCAGACCTGGGGCAGCGCGCTGCGCTTCTGGCTGGGCCGCGAAGGCATCCTGTGGCACACCGCGCCACACTGGCTGGCCTTCCTCAAGCCCGGCTTCCACCCCTGGCAACACGACAACCGGGCGCTGGTGGCGCGCTGGCGAGCTGAGTTCGCCAACGCCTACCGCCCCTTGACCCCACAAACTACGCGATCCCCCGCCTGA
- the gatB gene encoding Asp-tRNA(Asn)/Glu-tRNA(Gln) amidotransferase subunit GatB → MSSLLIRGYEVVIGLETHVQLSTQSKIFSGASTQFGAEPNTQSCPVDLALPGTLPVMNKGAVERAIAFGLSVGSHIAPRSIFARKNYFYPDLPKGYQISQYEIPVVQGGTVSFFVGDKEHTVRLVRAHLEEDAGKSLHDDFIGFNGEKSSGIDLNRAGTPLIEIVTEPDIRTSTEAAEYARALHTLVVWLGICDGNMQEGSFRCDVNISVRKPGAPLGTRREIKNLNSFKHIVQAADYEINWQIDEIEDGRAIQQATVLFNPDTGETRAMRTKEDAHDYRYFPDPDLPPLVISPEWVERVRATMPELPRVMAARFESEYGLPAYDAALMTQSKAFGAYFEAAAKACGSPKLVSNWLMGEVSRRLNAAEQTIEQSPISAELLAAMISRIADGTISNNGAKQVFEALWSGEGIDEATVVDNLTRVDDVIAAKGLKQMSDTGELEKILDDILAANAKSVEEFRAGKEKAFNALVGQAMKATKGKANPATVNELLKKKLAG, encoded by the coding sequence ATGAGCTCTCTGTTGATCCGCGGCTACGAAGTCGTCATTGGCCTGGAAACCCACGTCCAGCTGTCCACCCAATCCAAGATCTTCTCTGGTGCCTCGACGCAATTTGGCGCCGAGCCCAATACCCAGTCCTGCCCGGTGGACCTGGCCCTGCCCGGCACCCTGCCCGTGATGAACAAGGGCGCGGTCGAACGCGCCATTGCCTTCGGCCTGTCGGTGGGCTCGCACATCGCGCCGCGCTCGATCTTCGCGCGCAAGAACTACTTCTACCCTGACCTGCCCAAGGGCTACCAGATCAGCCAGTACGAGATCCCCGTGGTGCAAGGCGGCACGGTCAGCTTCTTCGTGGGTGACAAGGAACACACCGTGCGCCTGGTGCGCGCCCACCTGGAAGAAGACGCGGGCAAATCGTTGCACGACGACTTCATCGGCTTCAACGGCGAGAAGTCTTCCGGCATCGACCTGAACCGCGCCGGCACGCCGCTGATCGAGATCGTGACCGAGCCCGATATCCGCACCAGCACCGAAGCCGCCGAGTACGCACGCGCCCTGCACACCCTGGTGGTGTGGCTGGGCATCTGCGACGGCAACATGCAGGAAGGCTCCTTCCGCTGTGACGTGAACATCTCGGTGCGCAAGCCTGGCGCGCCCTTGGGCACCCGCCGCGAGATCAAGAACCTCAACAGCTTCAAGCACATCGTGCAAGCGGCTGACTACGAGATCAACTGGCAAATCGACGAGATCGAAGACGGCCGCGCCATCCAGCAAGCCACCGTGCTGTTCAACCCCGACACGGGCGAGACACGCGCGATGCGCACCAAGGAAGACGCGCACGACTACCGCTACTTCCCCGACCCCGATCTGCCCCCGCTGGTGATCTCGCCGGAGTGGGTGGAACGTGTGCGCGCCACCATGCCCGAGCTGCCTCGTGTGATGGCCGCGCGCTTTGAAAGCGAGTACGGCCTGCCGGCTTATGACGCGGCCTTGATGACGCAATCGAAGGCGTTTGGTGCTTACTTCGAAGCAGCGGCCAAGGCATGCGGTAGCCCCAAGCTGGTGTCGAACTGGCTGATGGGCGAGGTCTCGCGCCGCCTGAACGCCGCCGAGCAAACCATCGAGCAATCGCCCATCAGCGCCGAGCTGCTGGCCGCGATGATCTCGCGCATTGCGGATGGCACCATCTCGAACAACGGCGCCAAGCAGGTGTTCGAGGCGCTGTGGAGCGGCGAAGGCATTGATGAGGCCACGGTGGTGGACAACCTCACGCGCGTGGACGACGTGATCGCCGCCAAGGGCCTCAAGCAGATGAGCGACACCGGCGAGCTGGAGAAGATCCTCGACGACATCCTGGCGGCCAACGCCAAGTCGGTTGAAGAGTTCCGCGCCGGCAAGGAAAAGGCCTTCAACGCGCTGGTGGGCCAGGCCATGAAGGCCACCAAGGGCAAGGCCAACCCGGCCACCGTCAACGAGCTGCTCAAGAAGAAGCTGGCGGGTTGA
- a CDS encoding DUF2306 domain-containing protein, with product MSLSAPIPLSRATPWHTWLLRAVALAMTLAMLLYGLAAIDAGIVNYRGAGNAEVAAKRMAMQRAAEAGQTVGDTAEIAEHSSIMLALLSKVSSPTYAYGKSGLSEPLIHYATMPKANGIVLSVHNVLGGACMLFGALQFWPAFRRRFPLWHRAFGSIYLVAAQAAMVASMVYLVRTPIADIYDQLTFYVGLWGLAVGVTLSLWMAIYSMWRKQIAQHQAWMCLNYGMLLTAPIQRYGWLAFGAAAPQLRQLEANYAVTGVLVPLCVMIGYGLFNINRWLQAPRSAKAMDKVAQGFKAQAGLGRTLALLGLPVLLAAGASTVQHYLLNPGLGQAIHAAELIPAGVIQMEDAVVAEHALSRTVFALATLLGLLGGARLLWTAFVTQQPAARILGAGTQALAAGGAIAGALLVMWGVHMGMPSFATIQGGALYVFGGAITMLFSALLGLALHLRQVAWAKEWGLFVIACLVATPSFYWMLPALGAMGFDASFVKAGHVFRLASYGQWMLMIGIFVYAIYGEATHSKLAR from the coding sequence ATGAGCCTGTCCGCCCCCATCCCGCTGTCTCGCGCCACCCCGTGGCACACCTGGCTGCTGCGTGCAGTCGCCCTGGCGATGACGCTGGCCATGCTGCTGTACGGCCTGGCCGCCATCGATGCTGGGATCGTCAACTACCGGGGCGCGGGCAATGCTGAAGTGGCCGCCAAACGCATGGCCATGCAGCGTGCCGCCGAAGCCGGGCAGACGGTGGGCGACACAGCAGAGATCGCCGAGCATTCCAGCATCATGCTGGCCCTGCTCAGCAAGGTCAGCTCGCCCACCTATGCCTACGGCAAGAGTGGCCTGAGCGAGCCGCTGATCCACTACGCCACCATGCCCAAGGCCAACGGCATCGTGCTGTCGGTGCACAACGTGCTGGGTGGCGCCTGCATGTTGTTTGGCGCGCTGCAGTTCTGGCCAGCCTTTCGCCGGCGCTTCCCGCTGTGGCACCGCGCGTTTGGCAGCATCTACCTGGTGGCCGCGCAGGCCGCCATGGTCGCCTCGATGGTCTACCTGGTGCGCACACCGATTGCCGACATCTACGACCAGCTCACCTTCTATGTGGGCCTGTGGGGCCTGGCCGTCGGGGTGACGCTCAGCCTGTGGATGGCCATCTATTCGATGTGGCGCAAGCAGATCGCCCAGCACCAGGCCTGGATGTGCCTGAACTACGGCATGTTGCTGACCGCGCCCATCCAGCGTTATGGCTGGCTGGCCTTTGGTGCTGCCGCACCGCAGTTGCGCCAGCTGGAAGCCAACTATGCCGTCACCGGCGTGCTGGTGCCACTGTGCGTGATGATCGGCTACGGCCTGTTCAACATCAACCGCTGGCTGCAGGCGCCGCGCTCGGCCAAGGCCATGGACAAGGTGGCGCAAGGCTTCAAGGCCCAGGCCGGGCTGGGGCGCACGCTGGCGCTGCTGGGCCTGCCGGTGTTGCTGGCCGCAGGGGCCAGCACGGTGCAACACTACCTGCTGAACCCCGGGCTGGGCCAGGCCATCCACGCCGCCGAGCTGATCCCCGCGGGCGTGATCCAGATGGAAGACGCCGTGGTGGCCGAGCATGCGCTGAGCCGCACCGTGTTCGCGCTGGCCACCTTGCTGGGCCTGCTGGGCGGCGCACGCCTGTTGTGGACCGCCTTTGTCACCCAGCAGCCTGCGGCACGTATTCTGGGCGCGGGCACACAAGCGCTGGCAGCCGGTGGCGCCATCGCAGGCGCCCTGCTGGTGATGTGGGGCGTGCACATGGGCATGCCCAGCTTTGCCACCATCCAGGGCGGCGCCCTGTACGTGTTCGGCGGCGCCATCACCATGCTGTTCTCGGCCTTGCTGGGCCTGGCCTTGCACCTGCGGCAAGTCGCCTGGGCCAAGGAGTGGGGCCTGTTCGTGATCGCCTGCCTGGTGGCCACCCCCAGCTTCTACTGGATGTTGCCCGCGCTGGGCGCCATGGGCTTTGATGCCTCGTTCGTGAAGGCAGGCCACGTGTTCCGTCTGGCCAGCTACGGCCAATGGATGTTGATGATCGGCATCTTCGTGTACGCCATCTACGGCGAAGCCACGCACAGTAAACTGGCCCGCTGA
- a CDS encoding AraC family transcriptional regulator ligand-binding domain-containing protein, which translates to MVSPDRILKSLTFPIQYLEIGESLARELHQDVEALYHHCGIDLPRPFMPWQTITGKQMQLALEFFLKLCPPGPPPLVPFMAHFPLTTHGPVGMLAITSANLGEALQGALKYAPLVMPAYSMRRQDVGDEVHMIIERLHDFGAVNDFFTETVVAAPLKIMPFLTQPISGGTVYLMHSPMGDPAEYEAAFGLKFVFNAKQNKIVWPRQDLGIPLIARSRASHMLMKATLEQQSQARIDMKPTTQEVKRRLQAAVRQKQIVDADALAQALAMSPRTLSRRLQDEGTTLPQLRTEVGVEYAELLLLETDKSIAQVAHAAGFADAAAFTRAFKRATGQTPSQRRTGSAQLDAPINPAARPASTPSSS; encoded by the coding sequence ATGGTGAGCCCAGACCGCATCCTCAAGAGCCTGACCTTCCCCATCCAGTACCTGGAGATCGGGGAGTCGCTCGCCCGCGAGCTGCACCAGGATGTCGAGGCGCTGTACCACCACTGCGGCATCGACCTGCCCCGGCCCTTCATGCCCTGGCAGACCATCACCGGCAAGCAGATGCAGCTGGCGCTGGAGTTCTTCCTCAAACTGTGCCCGCCGGGCCCGCCGCCGCTGGTGCCCTTCATGGCGCACTTCCCGCTGACCACGCACGGCCCGGTGGGCATGCTGGCCATCACCTCGGCCAACCTGGGTGAAGCCCTGCAAGGCGCCTTGAAATACGCACCCCTGGTGATGCCGGCCTACAGCATGCGCCGCCAGGACGTGGGCGACGAAGTCCACATGATCATCGAGCGACTGCACGACTTCGGCGCCGTCAACGACTTCTTCACCGAGACCGTGGTGGCCGCGCCGCTGAAGATCATGCCCTTCCTGACCCAGCCGATTTCGGGTGGCACGGTCTACCTGATGCACAGCCCCATGGGTGACCCGGCCGAGTACGAAGCGGCCTTTGGCCTGAAGTTCGTGTTCAACGCCAAGCAGAACAAGATCGTGTGGCCCAGGCAGGATCTGGGCATCCCGCTGATCGCGCGCAGCCGAGCCTCGCACATGCTGATGAAGGCCACGCTGGAGCAGCAAAGCCAGGCCCGCATCGACATGAAGCCGACCACCCAGGAGGTCAAGCGCCGCCTGCAGGCCGCGGTGCGCCAGAAACAGATCGTGGATGCCGATGCCCTGGCACAGGCCCTGGCCATGTCCCCCCGCACCTTGAGCCGCCGTCTGCAAGACGAGGGCACGACGCTGCCGCAGTTGCGTACCGAGGTGGGCGTCGAGTACGCCGAGCTCTTGCTGCTGGAGACGGACAAATCCATCGCGCAAGTGGCGCATGCCGCCGGCTTTGCCGATGCGGCCGCCTTCACCCGGGCGTTCAAGCGCGCCACTGGCCAGACACCCTCGCAGCGGCGCACAGGCTCGGCGCAGCTGGATGCCCCCATCAACCCGGCAGCCCGGCCTGCCAGCACACCATCCTCATCATGA
- a CDS encoding DUF2834 domain-containing protein produces MTLTRRQTALCALYALIALAALAGTAAQLKPYLALGVVQGNVHFWQDTLLNAASRFITVDIMFVFLVVWRWMLTEARRLRMGGYGWYFPASLLIAFSATLPVFMIHREIARSRLPQAEQENTGLLGGLSVLLVGGVALAYTWRAVVLAG; encoded by the coding sequence ATGACCCTGACACGTCGGCAAACCGCGCTGTGTGCGCTTTATGCCCTGATCGCCCTGGCAGCCCTGGCGGGCACCGCCGCCCAGCTCAAGCCGTATCTGGCCCTGGGCGTGGTGCAAGGCAATGTGCACTTCTGGCAGGACACGCTGCTCAACGCCGCCAGCCGCTTCATCACGGTGGACATCATGTTCGTGTTCCTCGTGGTCTGGCGCTGGATGCTGACGGAGGCACGCCGGCTGAGGATGGGTGGCTACGGCTGGTACTTCCCGGCTTCGCTGCTGATTGCCTTCAGCGCGACGCTACCGGTGTTCATGATCCACCGCGAGATCGCGCGCAGCCGCCTGCCCCAGGCGGAGCAGGAAAACACGGGCCTGCTGGGTGGGTTGAGCGTGCTGCTGGTGGGCGGCGTGGCACTGGCCTACACCTGGCGGGCGGTCGTGCTGGCGGGTTGA
- a CDS encoding DUF4124 domain-containing protein, protein MMRFESGALERWITPHIGAKLVAACMLAQAPCALAATSSSGNTPNAAGIYTCVDASGKRITSDRPIPECLDREQRVLNKDGSQRKTLPPRMNAEERAAAEERQRQKELAEAAQKDAVRRDRNLMLRFPNEAAHNKAREAALDDLRRGIAASELHLKELQEERKPLTAETEFYKGRRLPYKLKSKLEANDAQQQAQQDIITQQTAEIARVNALYDAELARLKRLWGGAPPGTSEGASLPR, encoded by the coding sequence ATGATGAGGTTTGAGTCGGGAGCCCTTGAACGCTGGATCACGCCCCATATTGGGGCGAAACTGGTCGCGGCGTGCATGCTGGCGCAGGCTCCCTGTGCGTTGGCGGCCACATCGTCATCAGGCAACACGCCGAACGCGGCCGGCATCTACACCTGTGTGGACGCCTCCGGCAAGCGGATCACCTCGGACCGCCCGATCCCCGAGTGCCTGGACCGCGAGCAGCGCGTGCTCAACAAGGACGGCTCTCAGCGCAAGACGCTGCCGCCCCGCATGAACGCCGAGGAGCGTGCCGCTGCCGAAGAGCGCCAGCGCCAGAAGGAACTGGCCGAAGCGGCCCAGAAAGACGCGGTGCGGCGTGACCGCAACCTGATGCTGCGCTTCCCCAATGAGGCTGCGCACAACAAGGCGCGTGAAGCGGCCCTGGATGACCTGCGTCGGGGCATCGCCGCCTCCGAGTTGCACCTCAAGGAGCTGCAGGAAGAACGCAAGCCCCTGACGGCCGAAACCGAGTTCTACAAGGGCCGGCGTCTGCCCTACAAGCTCAAGAGCAAGCTGGAAGCCAACGATGCCCAGCAGCAGGCGCAGCAGGACATCATCACGCAGCAGACGGCTGAAATCGCCCGGGTGAATGCGCTGTACGACGCCGAGCTCGCCCGGCTCAAGCGCTTGTGGGGTGGTGCCCCGCCGGGGACCTCGGAAGGGGCTTCCTTGCCTCGTTGA
- the pyrE gene encoding orotate phosphoribosyltransferase yields MSNTSSNDTLAQDFVAFAVQSKVLRFGEFKTKAGRLSPYFFNAGLFDDGAKLGRLAQFYAQRLIASGLEFDMLFGPAYKGITLAAAVSIELARLGHNKPFAYNRKEAKDHGEGGTLVGAPVQGRVLIIDDVISAGTSVRESFDLILKAGAKPAGVTIALDRQEKATANGQDASESAVQQVEQHYGLPVVAIATLADLLQYLQTESDPALTAFHPAVLAYRQRYGV; encoded by the coding sequence ATGAGCAACACCTCTTCAAACGACACGTTGGCCCAGGACTTCGTGGCCTTCGCAGTGCAATCCAAGGTGCTGCGGTTCGGGGAATTCAAGACCAAGGCGGGGCGCCTGTCGCCCTATTTCTTCAACGCCGGCTTGTTCGATGACGGCGCCAAGCTGGGCCGCCTGGCGCAATTCTATGCACAGCGCCTGATCGCGTCTGGCCTGGAATTCGACATGCTCTTCGGCCCCGCCTACAAGGGCATCACCCTGGCCGCGGCCGTGTCCATCGAACTGGCACGCCTGGGCCACAACAAGCCCTTCGCCTACAACCGCAAGGAGGCGAAAGACCACGGCGAGGGCGGCACCCTGGTGGGCGCCCCCGTGCAGGGCCGCGTGCTGATCATTGACGACGTGATTTCCGCAGGCACTTCGGTGCGTGAGTCGTTTGACCTGATTCTGAAGGCGGGCGCCAAGCCGGCCGGTGTCACCATTGCCCTGGACCGCCAGGAAAAGGCCACCGCCAACGGCCAGGACGCCAGCGAGAGCGCCGTGCAACAGGTGGAACAGCACTACGGTTTGCCCGTTGTTGCCATCGCCACGCTGGCCGATTTGCTGCAGTATCTGCAGACGGAGTCCGATCCGGCGTTGACCGCTTTCCATCCTGCGGTGCTGGCTTACCGTCAACGCTATGGCGTCTGA
- a CDS encoding exodeoxyribonuclease III, translating into MFRLVSLNLNGIRSAATKGLVPWAEAMSADCMGVQELKVHIDDMPEPLKAVAGMNGHFHHAEKKGYSGVGLYTKHEPSDVIIGLGNNDPSGEFDPEGRYVELRFDKPGRKLSIISCYFPSGSSSEERQEAKYRFLDIIHPHLASLRGEREFILIGDVNIAHKEADLKNWKGNLKNSGFLPEERAWMSKLLDPAGETRLVDVYRRLHPDTTDACYTWWSNRGQARAKNVGWRIDYHLATPALAETAKQAAVYKDQWFSDHAPLTIDYDFKL; encoded by the coding sequence GTGTTTCGTCTGGTCTCACTCAACCTCAACGGCATCCGATCTGCCGCCACCAAGGGGCTCGTGCCCTGGGCTGAAGCCATGTCTGCCGATTGTATGGGCGTGCAGGAACTCAAGGTCCACATCGACGACATGCCCGAGCCGCTCAAAGCCGTGGCCGGCATGAACGGGCACTTCCATCATGCAGAAAAGAAGGGCTACTCCGGCGTGGGGCTGTACACGAAGCACGAGCCTTCGGACGTGATCATCGGCCTGGGCAACAACGACCCCAGCGGCGAGTTCGACCCCGAAGGCCGCTACGTGGAGCTGCGCTTTGACAAGCCCGGCCGCAAGCTGTCCATCATCAGCTGCTACTTCCCCAGCGGCTCCAGCTCGGAAGAACGCCAGGAGGCCAAGTACCGCTTCCTGGACATCATCCACCCGCACCTGGCCTCGCTGCGTGGCGAGCGTGAGTTCATCCTGATCGGCGACGTCAACATCGCCCACAAGGAAGCCGACCTGAAGAACTGGAAGGGCAACCTCAAGAACAGCGGCTTCCTGCCCGAAGAACGCGCCTGGATGAGCAAACTGCTCGACCCCGCAGGTGAGACGCGCCTGGTCGACGTCTACCGACGACTGCACCCCGACACCACGGACGCGTGCTACACGTGGTGGAGCAACCGCGGCCAGGCCCGCGCCAAGAACGTGGGGTGGCGCATTGACTACCACCTGGCCACGCCCGCGCTGGCCGAGACCGCGAAACAGGCCGCCGTTTACAAAGACCAGTGGTTCAGCGACCATGCACCACTGACCATCGATTACGACTTCAAGCTGTAA